The Diaminobutyricimonas aerilata nucleotide sequence CCGTCGCGCAGTCCGAATGGGTGAACCTGACCATCGAGCCCGCGCCCGAGCCGGAGCCGGAGCCCGTCACGCCGGTCATCGTCGTGACCGACACCGTGTTCACCGCCGGCAGCTGGGGCACGGGCATCGCCTATCGCGGAACCGGATTCAGCCCGAACGCCGAGGTGTTCGTCGTGCTCGAAGCAACCCGCGTCGGTTCGCCGGAGTACGAGTTCATCACGGTGACTGCGGACGCGAACGGCAATGTAAGCGGCACCTTCCTGCCGCAGGAGATAGCGGCCGAGCTGCCCGACGACTCGGGGAACCCGCAGTACTACTTCTACCTCGGTCAAGAGGAACCGACCTTCGGGATCAGCAACGAGATCCGGCTCTCCGTCGTCGAGGACGCGGCCACCGCACCCCGCGTCGGCGGACCGGAGCTCGTGCAGATCAGCGACCTCGCCGACGGCGTGCAGTTCCCCTTCGCGAACTTCGGCCCTGAAGAGGAGGTGGCGTTCGTGGTGTACCGCTACGAGAACGGAGAGCGCGTCAACGTGGCCACCGGCACCGCAACCAGCAACGCCGATGGCGCGGGCGTGGTCGAGTTCTCGGTCGACGGACTGACCGCGGACACGGCGCTGTTCATCTCGCTCGAGGGCCTCGACAGCGGTCTCACCGCCGAGCGGTCGTTCACGGCGGTCGTCGCTCTTCCGACCGATCCGGGCACCGGCGGCCCCGCCGCGCCGGCTCCGGCCGCTCAGAGCCCCGCCCGCCTCGTGAACACCGGCATGGACCTCGCCACGGCGAACACGGCCGGCCTCGCGGCTCTGGTGCTGCTCCTCGTGGGCGGCGGCGCGTTCGTCGCAGCCCGTCAGGTGCGACGCAGCGAGCAGAAGTAGCGCGAAAAACACGAACGCGAAGGGCGCCCGGAGCGATCCGGGCGCCCTTCGTCGTTTCGTCGACCGGCGGCGACGCCGCCCTTACGACTCAGCCGCGGCGGTCGATCCCCGCGCCGCCGGCCTTCGCCGACTTGCGGGGCGGAAGCAGCGTGTCGGCGTCCTCGAGCGACATGCCGTTCGTCTCGGGCACCTTGACGAGCACGAAGACGAACGAGAGGGCGGCGAACACCGCGTACATGCCGTAGGTGAAGACGAGGGAGAACTCCGACAGGGGCGGGAACGACACGGTGATGAGGAAGTTCGCGATCCACTGCGCCATGGCCGCGACGCCGAGCGCGCGGGCGCGGATGCGGTTGGGGAAGATCTCGCCGAGCAGCACCCACACGAGCGGGCCCCACGACGCGCCGAACGAGACGACGAAGACGTTCGCGGCGACGAGCGCGACCGGACCCCAGCCGCCGGGCAGGCTCGGGGCACCGTCCACGACCTCCGCCTGGCTGAAGGCGAGGGCCATCGTGCCGAGCGACAGGGCCATGCCGATCGAGCCGGTGAGCAGGATGGGGCGGCGGCCGATGCGGTCGACGAGCGCGATCGCGATGAGGGTCACGAGCACGTTGGTGACCGAGGTGATCACCGAGACGGTGAAGGAGTCCTTCTCCTCGAACCCGACGGAGCGCCACAGCGTCGTCGAGTAGTAGAAGATCACGTTGATTCCGACGAACTGCTGGAAGACCGAGAGGATGATGCCCATCCACACGATCGGTTTCAGCCCGAACCGGTCACCGCGCAGGCTGACACCCTTGGTCTTCTCGTCCTCCTTCACCGACTTGCGGATGTCGAGCATCCACTGTCCGGTGTCGGTGCCCGGCGCGATCGAGCTGAGCACGCGTTCGGCGTCCTTCTCCTTGTCGTGCATGACGAGGAAGCGGGGCGACTCGGGCAGGGCGAGAGCGATGAGGCCGTAGACGATGGCGGGGATCGCGGCCGCCGCGAACATCAGCCGCCACGCAGCGATCCCGAGGAGGGAGGGCTCGCCGGCGCCGCCCGCGGTGTTGGCGAAGAGGGCGTCGCTCAGCAGCGCCGCGAAGATTCCGAGCGTGATGGCCAACTGCTGCAGCGAGGCGAGCCGGCCGCGCACGTGCTTCGGCGCGATCTCGGCGATGTACGCGGGGGCGATGACCGACGCGATGCCGATGCCGAGGCCGCCGATGACGCGCCACAGGATGAGGTCCCACACGGCGAACGCGGCGGCGGAGCCGACGGCGCTCACGAAGAACAGGATCGCGCCGACGAGCATGGTCGGGATGCGGCCGTATCGGTCGCCGATGCGTCCGGCGAAGTAGGCACCGGCGGCGCACCCGAGCAGGGCCGAGGCCACCGCGAAGCCGGCGAGCGTCGGACCGAGATCGAACTCGGTCGTGATCGCGTCGACGGCGCCGTTGATGACCGACGAGTCGAAACCGAACAAAAAGCCGCCGACGGCTCCGGCGATCGAGAGCCCGATCACCTTGGCGTTGGTCTTCGGATTCGGCTCGTTCTGTGTCGTCTTGGTCACCGCAGAACCCTACGCCGATCCATACGGCGCGCAGCGCGAGCACGGCTCGCTTTCAGGCAGCGTGGGGTACTCCGCCATGTCGGCGTCAGACGCGAGAATCGGTCGAATGGATGAACGTGCATCCCGCCGCCCGTTCGCGGCACTCCTGCTCTCGGTGACCGGGGCGAATCTCGGCGACGGCATCATGATCACCGCGGGCGCTCTGCTCGCCGCGACGCTCACCCGGGATCCGGTGCTCGTCGCGGGGGTGGTGACGGCACAGCGGTTGCCGTGGTTCCTGCTCACGCTCGTCGCCGGGGTGATCGTCGACCGCGCCGACCGGCGCCTCCTCATGATGGCGGGCAACGGAGCGCGCGCCGTCGCCCTCGCGGCCCTCGCCGTCACGGTGGCGACCGACACCGCATCCCTGCCTCTGCTGTATGCGGTCGCGTTCGTGCTCGGGGCGGCGGAGACGGTGATCGACAACGCCTCGCTCGCGCTCATGCCGGCGATCGTGCCGCGCCAGCGCTACAACCAGGCGAACGGCCGGATCGCTTCCGCTCAGTCCCTGTTCAACGAGCTCATCGGTCCGCCGATCGGCAGCGTGCTGTTCGCCGTCGCGGCCGTCGCCGCGTTCGCGACCGGGAGCGTCGCCTTCGTGCTCGGTGCGATCGTGCTGCTCGCGGTCCCGCGGCAGCCGCGCCCCGCGGCGGCGCCGGCCCGGTTCATCGCCTCGCTCGGTGAAGGGCTGCGGGTGTACTGGTCGACGCCGCTGCTGCCCCTCATGTCGGCGATGGCCGGCGTGAGCAACCTGTGCTTCTCGGCCGCCACCGGCATCATGGTGCTCGTCGCGCAGGACCGGCTCGGCATCGACGGTGCCGGGTTCGGGGTGCTGATCGCGGCCGGCTCCGTCGGCGGAGTGCTGGGCGGCCTGTGCGGGCCGTGGTTCGTGCGCCGGATCGGCGAGGGTCCGACGATCTTCATCGCCAACCTGACCCCGGCGATCGGCTTCGCCGCGTTCGTCGTCACCGACTCCCCCGTGATCGCCGGCGCGGCCCTCGCCCTGTGGTCGTTCGCGGCGATGACCGGCAACGTCGTCGTCATGACGTTCCGGCAGTCGTCCGTGCCCGATCACCTGCTCGGACGGGTCACGAGCGCCTATCGGCTTGTCGCCATGGGCGCACTGCCGCTCGGCGCGATCGTCGGCGGAGCACTGGCGAGCTGGTTCGGGCTCACGGCGCCGTTCGTCTTCGGCGCGGTGGCGATGGCCGTCATGGCGTTCGCGCTGCTGCCGGTCATGACGACGCGACGACTGCGCGCCGTCATGACCGGGAAGCACCGCGACGAGGAGGACGTCGCCGGTTAGAGCGCCGCGATCGCGGCCTCGGCGACCTGCACATCCTGGTCGGGCGTGCCGCCGCCCACGCCGATCGCACCGATGACGGCGCCGTCGGCATCGTTGATCGGCACACCGCCGGCGACGAACGTGAGCTGCTCGGCGGTGGCGCCGTCGAGCGTGTAGAGCGGTGCACCCGGCTGGACCGCGCCGACGAGGTCCCGCGTCGGCGTCATGAAGAAGACGGCCGTGCGGGCCTTCGCGAAGCTCGAGTCGATCGACACGAGCGGGGCGCCGTCCTGGCGCACGGACGCGACCATTCGCGCGCCGCCGTCGAGCACGGTGAGCGTCGACGGCGCGCCGAGCTCGGCAGCACGCGCGGCGCCGGCGGCGAGGATGCGCTGGGCCTGGTCGAGGGTGATGTTCGTCATGGTGTTCTCCTTCGGTTGGGGGTGGGGATGGATGGATGGATGGACGGATTCAGTGGCGGACGAGCACGACTTTCCCGATGGTGGTGCCCGATGCGACGAGCCGGTGCGCCTCGCGCAGCCCCTCGGCGTCGAGTCGGGGGATGACCGTGGTCGCAGTCGTGCGCAGCTCCCCCGCGTCGACCAGGCGGCTCACCTCGTCTAGGAGCCGCCCCTGCTCGCCCATGTCGGGCGTCTCGAACATCGGCCGGGTGAACATGAGCTCCCAGTGCCAGGCGATCGACTTGCGCTTGAGGGGCATGAGGTCGAGGCCGCGTGGGTCGTCGATCGCGGTGATGTGCCCGAACGGCCGCACGATCTCGGCGAACGCCGGTACGTTGCCCGCGGAGTGTGCGGTGAACAGGTAGTCGACCCCGCGGGGCGCGATCGCCGTCACCTGGGCGACGAGGTCACGGTGGTCGACGACGTGGTCCGCGCCGAGCGCCTGCACCCATTCGCGGCTCTCGGGCCGCCCGGCCGTGGCGATCACGGTGAGGCCGGTGAGCTTCTTGGCGAGCTGGACGAGGATCGACCCCACTCCGCCGGGGGCACCGACGACGACGAGCGTGCCCGTGCTCTCCGCGGTGAGTCGGAACCGGTCGAAGAGCGTCTCCCACGCGGTGATCGCGGTGAGCGGCAGCGCTGCCGCCTCCGCGTGGGTGAGCGAAGCCGGCTTGCGGCCGACGATCCGCTCGTCGACGGCGTGCAGTTCGGCGTTCGTGCCCGGACGCCCGAGGTCGCCGGCGTACCAGACCTCGTCGCCGGGCGCGAAACGCTCGACCCGGTCGCCCACGGCTTCGACGACGCCGGACGCGTCCCAGCCGAGCTGCCGGGTTCCGGTGCGCAGTCCCGCGCGGGACTTGGTGTCGACCGGGTTCACCGACACGGCGTGCACGCGCACCAGCACGTCGTGCGAGCGCAAGGCGGGCACGGGCACCTCCTCGGCGACGAACACGTCGGATGCGTCGAGGTCGCGTCCGGATCGGGCGAGATAGGCGGTGGTGGTCGGCATGACGGGTTCCTTCCGGTCGGCGCTGCGGTCATCGGTCACAACCGCATGCGTCTCCTCGGCCATGCCCACAACAACATCGAAGTTCCACCCGACTGCGATAGAACTTCTCTATGCCTTCGCTTCGCGCCCTGGAGTGCTTCGTCGCCGTGCTCGACCACGGCTCGCTCGCCGTCGCCGCCCGTCACCTCCATCTGTCGCAA carries:
- a CDS encoding zinc-binding alcohol dehydrogenase family protein; translation: MPTTTAYLARSGRDLDASDVFVAEEVPVPALRSHDVLVRVHAVSVNPVDTKSRAGLRTGTRQLGWDASGVVEAVGDRVERFAPGDEVWYAGDLGRPGTNAELHAVDERIVGRKPASLTHAEAAALPLTAITAWETLFDRFRLTAESTGTLVVVGAPGGVGSILVQLAKKLTGLTVIATAGRPESREWVQALGADHVVDHRDLVAQVTAIAPRGVDYLFTAHSAGNVPAFAEIVRPFGHITAIDDPRGLDLMPLKRKSIAWHWELMFTRPMFETPDMGEQGRLLDEVSRLVDAGELRTTATTVIPRLDAEGLREAHRLVASGTTIGKVVLVRH
- a CDS encoding sugar porter family MFS transporter, which codes for MTKTTQNEPNPKTNAKVIGLSIAGAVGGFLFGFDSSVINGAVDAITTEFDLGPTLAGFAVASALLGCAAGAYFAGRIGDRYGRIPTMLVGAILFFVSAVGSAAAFAVWDLILWRVIGGLGIGIASVIAPAYIAEIAPKHVRGRLASLQQLAITLGIFAALLSDALFANTAGGAGEPSLLGIAAWRLMFAAAAIPAIVYGLIALALPESPRFLVMHDKEKDAERVLSSIAPGTDTGQWMLDIRKSVKEDEKTKGVSLRGDRFGLKPIVWMGIILSVFQQFVGINVIFYYSTTLWRSVGFEEKDSFTVSVITSVTNVLVTLIAIALVDRIGRRPILLTGSIGMALSLGTMALAFSQAEVVDGAPSLPGGWGPVALVAANVFVVSFGASWGPLVWVLLGEIFPNRIRARALGVAAMAQWIANFLITVSFPPLSEFSLVFTYGMYAVFAALSFVFVLVKVPETNGMSLEDADTLLPPRKSAKAGGAGIDRRG
- a CDS encoding GlcG/HbpS family heme-binding protein — its product is MTNITLDQAQRILAAGAARAAELGAPSTLTVLDGGARMVASVRQDGAPLVSIDSSFAKARTAVFFMTPTRDLVGAVQPGAPLYTLDGATAEQLTFVAGGVPINDADGAVIGAIGVGGGTPDQDVQVAEAAIAAL
- a CDS encoding MFS transporter — protein: MDERASRRPFAALLLSVTGANLGDGIMITAGALLAATLTRDPVLVAGVVTAQRLPWFLLTLVAGVIVDRADRRLLMMAGNGARAVALAALAVTVATDTASLPLLYAVAFVLGAAETVIDNASLALMPAIVPRQRYNQANGRIASAQSLFNELIGPPIGSVLFAVAAVAAFATGSVAFVLGAIVLLAVPRQPRPAAAPARFIASLGEGLRVYWSTPLLPLMSAMAGVSNLCFSAATGIMVLVAQDRLGIDGAGFGVLIAAGSVGGVLGGLCGPWFVRRIGEGPTIFIANLTPAIGFAAFVVTDSPVIAGAALALWSFAAMTGNVVVMTFRQSSVPDHLLGRVTSAYRLVAMGALPLGAIVGGALASWFGLTAPFVFGAVAMAVMAFALLPVMTTRRLRAVMTGKHRDEEDVAG